From the genome of Capsicum annuum cultivar UCD-10X-F1 unplaced genomic scaffold, UCD10Xv1.1 ctg46494, whole genome shotgun sequence, one region includes:
- the LOC107857163 gene encoding flowering-promoting factor 1-like protein 3 yields MSGVWVFKNGVVRLVENGDCQGVNGCRKVLVHLASGEVITSYAVLERKLYSLGWERYYDEPELLQYHKRSTVHLISLPKDFNRFKSMHMFDIVVKNRNEFEVRDM; encoded by the coding sequence ATGTCTGGAGTTTGGGTATTCAAGAATGGCGTGGTCCGTCTAGTGGAGAACGGCGATTGCCAAGGGGTAAACGGTTGCCGGAAAGTGCTTGTACACCTTGCTAGTGGTGAAGTCATCACATCATATGCAGTACTTGAAAGGAAGTTGTACTCTCTTGGATGGGAGAGGTATTATGATGAACCTGAGCTCCTTCAGTATCACAAAAGATCCACTGTTCATCTCATTTCTCTCCCAAAGGACTTCAACAGGTTCAAGTCCATGCACATGTTTGATATTGTTGTCAAGAATCGCaatgagtttgaggttagagacatgtaa